Genomic window (Meiothermus sp. CFH 77666):
TGGACAACCCTATTTACTGCTGGTTTCGGGAGCCAACCGGGTCAACACCCACCGGATCGAAGCAGAACTGGGGGAAAAGCTGGTCAAGCCCGATGCCGAGTATGTCCGCAGAGTGACCGGCTTTGCCATTGGTGGGGTGCCACCGGTAGGCCATGCCCAGCACCTGGAAGCCCTGATTGACCCCGATCTGCTGCAATATGAGCGCATCTATGCTGCGGGTGGAACTCCGTTTGCACTCTTTGCACTTTCCCCAAACGAACTGCTGGCGCTCACGGGTGGGCGTGTGCTGGCCATTAGATAGAATGGACAGAGCGCTCTTCACGTATTTCGAACCATCCGGCTTCAAAAACCTCCTGGGTTTTGGTTCTGGCGACTGTCTTTTTGAATCCGGTATTAGACTGAAAGCATGTTCGGTCTGTTTCGCAAACCCGATGAACACATTCAGCGCGAGGGCGATACCGCTTTTCGGGTACGGGTGCGCACCGCTCGGAGTGGCGATATCGTAGAGTTACGGCTCACCAAGGGCAGCGAGATTTCCACCTCCGACGAGGGGGGGTACTACGTGCGTAAGATTATCGTCTCGCCGCAGCACCTCGATCGGGCCGTGCTGGAAATCTGGTTCGACAACGCCTATCGCCCCAAGCGCAAGGTTGTGGAGGGGGGCGAGCTGGTTCCTATCAAGGAGTGGACGTGAAAAACCCCCTACCGGACAGGTAGGGGTTAGCGTTCGTGCCGTTTTACTGTAACTCGTCCTCGAGGTTATCCATCAGTCGGCGGGCGGCGCTGGTCTGCTCCTCGCCGCCAAAGCTCTCCTCGCTGACGGCAGGATAGGCGCGCCGTCCACCGCCGGTGCGCTCGAGCTGGGCCTGCAACTCGCGCAAGTCCAGATAGCGGTCGCTCTGGTTGCGCAGCTCGAGGTCGGTGAGTTCGGGCACCCCCAGCAGGTGAATCTCCTTGCCCTGGGCCCGGAGGGCCGAGAGGGTATGGGCTAAGTCGCCCGAGCCGCTCGCCACCACTGCCCGCTCCCAGCGGGGCGCGGTAATCAGCAAATCGGTGGCGATCATGGCCTCGAAGCGGGGGTCGCCGTGGGCTTCCCGGCTGCGCACGGTGTAGCCCATGAACACCAGCGCGTCGAGGAATTTCTGCTGGCGCTCGTCGTTGCTGTCGGTGACGGGGGCGTAATAGAAGGCGTTGTACAGATCCTCGGGCTTGGAGAAAACCCCAATCGCCTTCCGGTGGTCAATGTTCCACCCCAAACGCTTGGCCGCATCGTACATGTAGGAGCCGTCAATAAACAAAGCCGTCTTCATTGTTTTTCTTTCTCGCTTCCTGTGTTGCGGCGGGGTTGTCCGCTACGCTAGATGTGTATGCTACATCTAGACGGCCCAATCTACTATCTCGGTGCGCTTGAGCAACCGCTCCTGCTTCAGACAGGGCCACCCCTAGCTCTGCTCTTTACATCATGCGACATGGCCCGCCAATTTCCAAGCGCTGTAACGGGTTTGGGCGACCTCGAGGTGCAGCAAATACAAGACTGGCGCGGAAAAGAAGAGTTCTTCAAAGCCCTCTTGCTGCAGGGCATCGAAGTGTATTTGCTCGACCCCAACCCCCGCCAACCTTTGCGTGCTGCACGGCATGCAGTACGTGCGGCGTTGGTCTACGTGCAAAGCCACAAGACGCAAACCGCCTGTCTTTAAGTCAGCGGCCTGCGGCTCACTGGGGTCATGGTCTCGAGCAGGGAAGCCCTTCCACACATGCGTTATGCGAACTGGGTGCAAGGTTATGTATCAAACTTGACCCTGTTTTCCTTCGCCGAGGGATGAGGGTTAGCAGTAAACCTCGAGGGTTCAGCACCCGCCCTCCATTTCTTTATTTGAGCACAAAAAGGCCCCGGACTGAGGCATCGGTTACAAGCGGCCAGAGACTATAGACCATCGACCATAGGCAGTCTTTTACCCGCACTAAACTTCCAAAACCACCTTGCCAAACACCCGGCGCTCTTCCAGCAGCCGGTGTCCCTCGGCGGCTTGCGCGAGGGGCAGAGTGGCCCCCACGATGGGCTTGAGCCGGCCCTCGGCCACCCAGCGGAGAATGGGGAAGAGGCGGCTCTTGGAGCCCATGGTGGAGCCAAAAATGGAAAGCTGCCGGTAAAAGACGTGAGAGAGGGGGGTTGTGGCTTCGTACCCCGAGGAGGCCCCCACCAGGCAGATGCGCCCACCCCAGGCCGTGGCCTTGATTACCCCCTCCCAGTACTGGGCGCCGGTGTGGTCCACCACCGCATCGGCGCCCTTGCCGCCGGTAAGCCTGCGAACCTCCTTGAACCAGTCCGGGTGGGCGTAGCTGACCGTTTCGTCCGAACCCAGCGCCCTGGCCTGGGCCAGCTTCTCCTCGCTGCTGGCGGTGGCAATGACCCGTGCCCCATACAGCTTGGCAATCTGAATGGCGGCCACCGAAACCCCCGAACCGGCGGCCATCACCAGCACGTCCTCGCCCGGTCTGACCTGGAGCTTGTCCACCACCATCTGCCAGGCGGTCAGGAAGGTAAGGGGCACCGAGGCGGCCTCGGCCCAGCTCAGGTTGGCCGGTTTGGGCAGGACGTTGGCTGCCGGTACCGCAATGAGCTCTGCGTACCCACCCCAGCGATGTTCGCCCAGGATCTGGTACTGCGGGCAGAGGTTATCCTGCCCGCTCAGGCACCGCTCGCAGCGGCCACAGGAGACCCCAGGGTTCAGCACCACGGCATCCCCCGGCACGAGGCCCTCCACACCCGCGCCCACCGTTTCCACCACCCCGGCTACATCGGAGCCCAGGATGTGCGGCAGCGGCAGTTTGGGGCTGGCTACCCCCTTGCGAACCCAGATATCCAGGTGGTTCAGGGCCACCGCCTTCACGGCCACCCGAACCTGCCCGGCTTCTACCGCCGGGGCCGCTATCTCGGCGTAGCGCAAAACCTCCGGGCCGCCCCTGGACTCCATCCAGACCGCTCGCATAGAGGCGATTGTGCCACTTCACGTAAGGGGTCGTCAAACGGGCATGGGGAAATGCCGAAAGCCTGAAGCTGAAGGCCAGAGGCTCAATGGGCGTAAGGCTCCGGACGGGTTTACGACCTGATACCGGGGATGGTTGGTGCAAAAGCCAAGATAACGGTTACGATGCCACCACCCGCGTCCCTGCCGTGCCTTCCAGCACTGCCTGCAAGATGCCCTGGGTTCCCCTGGCAATGCTGGCCCAGGGAGCGCCTTTGCTAATGGCATTCAGGGCAGCCTCGACCTTGGGAATCATGCCCCCGGAAATGGTGCCGTCCTGGATCAAGCCCCGCACCTGGGCCTGGCTGAGCTGGGCCAAGCGGCTGCTGGGGTCTTTAGGGTCGCGCAGAACCCCCACCACATCGGTCAGGAAGACTGCCGGAAGGTGCAGGGCTCCGGCGATGGCCCCGGCGGCGGTGTCGGCGTTGATGTTGAGGGGGCCTTGCGGATCGAGACCGATGGGGGCTACCAGGGGGGTCAGGCCCGCCTGGAGCAGGCTTTCCAGAACCGGGGTGTTGACCTTGCTGACCTCACCGACCCGGCCCAGTACGGGATCCCGTAAGCGGGCCTCGAGCAGCCCGGCATCGCGCCCCGTCAGGGCCACGCTGGGCCGCCCTCGGCGTGAAAGGCCCTCGGCGAGTTGTTTGCCCAGGGTGGTGAGCACCATCTCCACCACCTCCATCTGCTCGGGGGGGGTGATTCGCAACCCCTGGTAAAAGTGGGTCTCGAAGCCCATCCGGTTGAGCCACTCGCCAATGCGGGGGCCGCCCCCATGCACCAGCACAAGGGGGCCGGGGTAGGCGCTTACTTCGTCCAGCAACTCGCCCGCTTCCTTCAGGCTACCTCCAATTTTTACGAGCAAAGCCTGTTCCATGCCGATAATCATACCCAGCGCACAGCTTGACACGCCTAAAAGCGGGTGTTACCCTTTTGAGTGCGCTTGCGCGAGCAAGCCAGCACGGGCGATTAGCTCAGCGGGAGAGCACACGCTTCACACGCGTGGGGTCGTAGGTTCAAATCCTACATCGCCCACCAAGAGGGCAGCCGAGGCCACAAAGGTCTCGGTTGTTGCCTTTAGCCCCCCAGCGCCTTCCTGAGCTCCTCCACCACCACCCGCAAATCTCGCACCTCTGCTTCCAGGGCTTCCAGCCGGCTTTCCAGCTCACTTTTTTCCTCTATCCGGACGACGGGGGCCGGGGTTCCGGCCAGGAGGTGGGCATAGCGTACCTCCCGCTCGCCGGGCTGGCGCTCCAGTTGCGTGACCAGCGGATTTGGGGTCAGTTGCATGAGGGTTTGCACCACCGCCTCGGCTTCCTGGAGCGAGGCAAACTTGTGGTTCATGCTTTCGGCCCGGGCCCGTATTTCACCCAGGGTTTGCGGGCCGCGCAGCATCAGAACGGCCATCACGATGGTAGCGGGCGCCTCGAGCTTGTACTCTCGATCCAGAAACTGCCGGTATTTGGGCGCACGGGC
Coding sequences:
- a CDS encoding YbaK/EbsC family protein → MKLSPSAQKVQDALHRKGFSHLRVQELAASTRTAQEAADAVGCTVGQIVKSLIFRGAISGQPYLLLVSGANRVNTHRIEAELGEKLVKPDAEYVRRVTGFAIGGVPPVGHAQHLEALIDPDLLQYERIYAAGGTPFALFALSPNELLALTGGRVLAIR
- a CDS encoding NYN domain-containing protein, encoding MKTALFIDGSYMYDAAKRLGWNIDHRKAIGVFSKPEDLYNAFYYAPVTDSNDERQQKFLDALVFMGYTVRSREAHGDPRFEAMIATDLLITAPRWERAVVASGSGDLAHTLSALRAQGKEIHLLGVPELTDLELRNQSDRYLDLRELQAQLERTGGGRRAYPAVSEESFGGEEQTSAARRLMDNLEDELQ
- a CDS encoding zinc-binding dehydrogenase, with product MRAVWMESRGGPEVLRYAEIAAPAVEAGQVRVAVKAVALNHLDIWVRKGVASPKLPLPHILGSDVAGVVETVGAGVEGLVPGDAVVLNPGVSCGRCERCLSGQDNLCPQYQILGEHRWGGYAELIAVPAANVLPKPANLSWAEAASVPLTFLTAWQMVVDKLQVRPGEDVLVMAAGSGVSVAAIQIAKLYGARVIATASSEEKLAQARALGSDETVSYAHPDWFKEVRRLTGGKGADAVVDHTGAQYWEGVIKATAWGGRICLVGASSGYEATTPLSHVFYRQLSIFGSTMGSKSRLFPILRWVAEGRLKPIVGATLPLAQAAEGHRLLEERRVFGKVVLEV
- the argB gene encoding acetylglutamate kinase; translation: MEQALLVKIGGSLKEAGELLDEVSAYPGPLVLVHGGGPRIGEWLNRMGFETHFYQGLRITPPEQMEVVEMVLTTLGKQLAEGLSRRGRPSVALTGRDAGLLEARLRDPVLGRVGEVSKVNTPVLESLLQAGLTPLVAPIGLDPQGPLNINADTAAGAIAGALHLPAVFLTDVVGVLRDPKDPSSRLAQLSQAQVRGLIQDGTISGGMIPKVEAALNAISKGAPWASIARGTQGILQAVLEGTAGTRVVAS
- a CDS encoding DUF480 domain-containing protein, yielding MNLLNETEVRVLGTLIEKQYATPDYYPMTENAIRLGANQKNNRNPVTHLSEAEVRDALDSLQRKRLCGMFREHGARAPKYRQFLDREYKLEAPATIVMAVLMLRGPQTLGEIRARAESMNHKFASLQEAEAVVQTLMQLTPNPLVTQLERQPGEREVRYAHLLAGTPAPVVRIEEKSELESRLEALEAEVRDLRVVVEELRKALGG